In the Pseudanabaena sp. PCC 7367 genome, one interval contains:
- the msrA gene encoding peptide-methionine (S)-S-oxide reductase MsrA has translation MGLFGLGLGKKLSLPKPEEALPGRSAPIPTAEKHFINGNSLEPPFPDGMETAMFGMGCFWGAERKFWQLETGIYITAVGYAAGVTPNPTYREVCSGMTGHNEVVLVVYDPNQISYEQLLKTFWENHNPTQGMRQGNDTGTQYRSGIYVYTEAQKQLALASQQSYQQALNQAGYDRAITTEIIDAPDFYYAEDYHQQYLAKNPAGYCGLGGCNVDLPAVAVNQA, from the coding sequence ATGGGACTATTTGGATTAGGTCTAGGGAAAAAATTAAGTCTACCCAAACCCGAAGAAGCATTACCAGGCCGATCGGCACCAATTCCTACCGCCGAGAAGCATTTTATCAATGGTAATTCACTTGAACCACCGTTCCCAGATGGCATGGAAACCGCCATGTTTGGCATGGGTTGCTTCTGGGGTGCAGAGCGTAAATTCTGGCAACTGGAAACCGGTATTTATATTACGGCGGTTGGTTATGCTGCCGGGGTTACGCCGAATCCTACCTACCGAGAAGTATGCTCCGGCATGACTGGCCACAATGAAGTGGTGTTGGTGGTGTATGACCCAAATCAAATTAGCTACGAGCAATTGCTAAAGACCTTCTGGGAGAATCATAATCCCACCCAGGGGATGCGCCAAGGCAACGATACGGGCACTCAATATCGATCGGGCATTTATGTTTATACCGAAGCTCAAAAGCAATTAGCACTAGCTTCACAGCAGAGCTATCAACAGGCACTGAATCAGGCTGGCTACGATCGCGCGATCACCACTGAAATCATTGATGCACCTGATTTCTATTATGCCGAAGACTATCACCAGCAATACCTGGCCAAGAATCCGGCTGGTTATTGTGGTTTGGGTGGTTGCAATGTCGATCTACCTGCGGTAGCTGTTAATCAAGCATAG